A segment of the Aureliella helgolandensis genome:
CGTGCAGGTCGCTCGAAACGTACTGCTTCGCTTGCTTGCCATTCTTAGCGTGCCTCGCCTTCAAGTAGATATGATCCTCTCGCAACGACGCGCCTGTGAGGCTACATACTCCGAAATGAAGCTGTGGATCGAGGGCGGAAAAATCTATGGCCGGGCCCGCAGGAATGGTGTCGATCTATGGGAATTATCGACAGATGCGGCGACCTATGCAGATGCTAAATGGCACAGAGTAGCAATGAGCGGCGGGGTCGCTGGCCCACAATTGTGGGTCGATGGTGAACTAGCTGTGGCCACGTTTGGCACAGGCTCCAGTTCCAACACCGAATGGACAAGCAACGTCAACGATAATTCGGTGACGTTTCGGCCAAATCGTATTTGCATCGGTGCCGCTAGAATCGGAGGCGTCAACGAGAGCAATTTTGTGGGGCGGTTGCGCAATCCGTTGATGTCGAGCACGGCAGCAACGGCCGAGGTGATGCTAACCGATAAACGAGACAACGCGCAACCCTACGATGTGATGGTTAATTTTGGACAGTCAAACGAGATTGGCCGAGGACTAGGCATCGACGGGACGCTAGACGCTACGGACGTGCGGATCCAGCAGTGGGGCCGCAATTCACCGAATGACAACAAGATATTTCTAGCGGCCGATCCACTCGAGCACGTGGGGGCTACGGCAGATTCGGTTGGGCCTGGTATGTCTACCGCCAAGGAATGGATTCGCAGAAAGCTCGAGCCAGGGCGGCGGGTGTTGATCGTTCCAGTCGCCGAGGGGAATACGGGGTTCCGTGATGATAAGTGGAACGTAAGCAACACGAACCGCTACCACGGGATGGTGACGCGTACCGGGTTAGCGTTGGACGAGTGCAGCGAAAGTCGAATTGTCGCGTGCTTTTGTCAGTTAGGCGAGCGTGACGCGGGGGGCAATACTGCGGAGGGCAAGGCCTTTACTGCGGAGTTTCGCGAGATGATTGGGGCATTCAGGGAGGAGTTCCCTAATGAGTCGTTCCCCGTAGTCATCGGGACGATGCCCAAGACGTGGGTTGATGAAGAGGTACGCTACAAAGAAGTGCAACAGCAAATCTTGGCAATGCAGGATACCATCCCGAATTGCATTGTTGTCGATGCAACCGATCTACCATCTAGGGTAGAGGCGGGCGGCGGTGCCGAAACGATTCACTACTCTGTTGAGTCAGCGCGGACGCTAGGCACGAGACGCGGCGCGGCGCTGGCGGATTATTGGACCAATCCG
Coding sequences within it:
- a CDS encoding sialate O-acetylesterase yields the protein MKLWIEGGKIYGRARRNGVDLWELSTDAATYADAKWHRVAMSGGVAGPQLWVDGELAVATFGTGSSSNTEWTSNVNDNSVTFRPNRICIGAARIGGVNESNFVGRLRNPLMSSTAATAEVMLTDKRDNAQPYDVMVNFGQSNEIGRGLGIDGTLDATDVRIQQWGRNSPNDNKIFLAADPLEHVGATADSVGPGMSTAKEWIRRKLEPGRRVLIVPVAEGNTGFRDDKWNVSNTNRYHGMVTRTGLALDECSESRIVACFCQLGERDAGGNTAEGKAFTAEFREMIGAFREEFPNESFPVVIGTMPKTWVDEEVRYKEVQQQILAMQDTIPNCIVVDATDLPSRVEAGGGAETIHYSVESARTLGTRRGAALADYWTNPSDYFIRTPALSASTQAALAAEKAVAASSSVDALGRRLGNKGSIFKSKTL